The window ACAGTTGATCGATCTTAGCGTTCAAATTTGAAAGTATTCTGTGATCATCAAACATAGAACATGAAATTCTTACTATGTTGGACGATTCACATACGGTGAATATAATGAAACTGCCATCTAGCCTAAATATTCCCGAAGCAAACCATTATGTGTATCGTTATTAGAAGGAATCGACATGTGTGACACTGTACTAAATAATTCGTAAAAAGTTATTAATTTTCTGTAAGAGAGatgttgaaaagaaaaaatatttttatcttaatAATGCATCGATAAAAAAGTATCGAtaagaaattattataattatatgtttCATAGTAAATATCCTAATTCGTTGTGACCGcattaaagtttacattttcaagatcacaataaaaattataacatATTGACAATAGAATGAACGGAAAGGCAGGGATAACGATGGAAAGGAAAAGATTGAATTATGAGAATAAACTTATATTAGCACCTATGGTACGAATTGGTACGCTTCCTATGCGTCTTCTTGCACTTGATTATGGAGCTGATATAGTGTACACAGAAGAATTAATAGACTGGAAATTATTACGATCATTTCGTCGTGAAAATGGTAAGAAAATGttagtattaaaatattcatcaAAACTAGCTTGATTTAAAGAATTAGAAAAGTTACTTTAATGAATTCTTCTTTAGATGTTTTAGGTACAATTGATTACATAGATAAAACAGATGGTACAGTGACTTTTCGAACATGTcttaaagagagaaataaagtagTTTTGCAAATTGGTACTTGCGATGCAACAAGAGCATTGAAAGTAGCCAAAATGGTAGAACAAGATGTTGCTGGAATCGATTTAAATATGGGTTGTCCCAAACTGTTTTCCTTGGTAGGAAAAATGGGTGCAGCCCTTCTAAAAGAACCAGAAATAgctacaaatattttaaaaactttAGTAGATAATTTGAGCATTCCTGTAACTTGTAAAATTCGTGTATTGCCAGATTTAGATAAAACTTTAGAACTTTGTGAACTTTTACAATCGACTGGTATATCAGCAATTGCGGTTCATGGTCGAACTGTTAATGAAAGACCACAACATATGAACCGTAATGATGTTCTGAAGAAAATATCTGATAGACTTGCTATACCAGTTATAGCAAATGGAGGGTCAaaagaaatacaaaaatattctgATATCTTCAAGTAATGCTTTACTTAAATTTTAcctttaaaaatacatatattgttTGCACAATTTAGAAGTAACTGCAGTTATTTATTTACAGATTTAAGGAAATAACAGGATGCAGTAGTGTGATGCTTGCACGTGCAGCTGAATGGAACTGTTCAATATTTAGTAAAGAAGGTTTACTTCCCATGGAAGATGTAATAAAATCATATTTAAAATATGCTGTGGATTGTGATAATTCACCTTCTAATACTAAGTACTGTATACAAAATATACTTAGGGAACAGCAGGAATCAACATTAGGCAAAAAGTTCCTTAGTTCTCAAACTTTAGAACAAATATGGTATGATTAATGTTGTTAGAATAATATGACCATTTATTATGACATTAATTAGTATCTTGTTTTAGTGATTTATGGAACTTAATTGATTATTGTctttcaaagaaaaaagaatttgaagaaaaaggTTTATTGGGAAGATCTCAAGTTTCACCTATGAGAGAAGATGAAAAACAGGATGAGGGACAATcatcaaataaaagaaagatttcAGAGGAGGAGGACGTAACCTTAATGCATTGTGCGtttttaagaaataattatGTAACAGATCTTGAACTACCAAAAACTATTTTACATAAATGGACGCAAACTCAAAGGAAAAAAATACCAAATTATAATACACAACAGAAgggaaaattatttcaatccaTCGTTACCGTCGATGGACGGAGATATGGATCATCCTTCTGGTAATAGACAGAATTGTATATTATGTtacatacttttattttattaacgtAAATGTACTTTAAATTATTTTagggaaaaaaataaaaagtggGCAGAACAAGGTGCTGCTCTGGTTTGTCTTTTTTCCTTAGGTCTAGTCAATAAGAAAGCTCTTGCTACAAACTGTAATGTTCCTTGTTGATAATCTATGAGCAAAGAATAGGAGTAATCAATTATTACATCACGATTTTTAAAAACTGAcctcatatttttttattaattttgttattaataaaacaacatttttctgATACAGAGAAATATAATGTTTTTACTTATCCTTTCTAACAACAGCGttatatatgaataatttttaatatttctagatgttttaaaaatattacaatattaacaTTACAATATtcgttttataatataaatttttcagtaACAACAAGAAATCATTATAATCAGTGGTTATCATTCAAGAATAATAGAACAATAATATCAGTGACTATCAttcataatagaaataaaaattcgtttTTATATAAATCAGTCTAAAtgctaaaaatataaaaaaatgtataacatatcatgatattattatttatagaaatttatttattaaaaattcttacTAAAGACTTAAGTACTTTAACTTTTGTGTATCTAGCCTAACAAAAAATTACATCCGATGTTAGGTATATCTATACTATACTTTGTCTATGACTAACCAATTTTCGGATTGTGTTAACGTTGTTGGTATTCTAGTCtcctaaaaaattattaattctgatttaagtgataaataaattagagaaaatAATCAATCAGCGTTAAAAGtaactatttataatttaacaattaaattgttaattaataatgGGCCCACCAAAACGTTTTAAAAAAGATAATGGTATGAAGGTATCctttatttcattaaaatgttttacaatttttacctacgaattttattatttttagagCAACTTCAATAAAATAAGAGTtaagataatttttattacaattatatatGAATGTCAAGTTATTTGATATTGTAATGAAAGTTGTAACTTATTTTTACAGATAGAGGTAAATGGAAAAAGCGTAAAGAGGATCCAGAAGAATACAATGACGATGATACTTTAGATGATAATGAAACTGAAGGTATACCTGATGCAGCCAAAAATGATGTTGAAAAGCAAGATGATACAGCATTGGAAGATGAATTTGGTGCAAAGGATTATCGTTCTCAGATGATTTTAAAATCTGATTGTACTTTAAGGCCACTTTGGGTGGTAATGCTAATTTTAATGTTAATCAATCTCTTATAATCtgattttttaaacatatgtatataagattatcttattattaaaatttttttaggCGCCAAATGGGCATATTTTTTTGGAATCTTTTTCACCTGTATACAAACATGCTCATGATTTTTTAATTGCTATCTCAGAGCCAGTGTGTCGTCCAGAACACATTCATGaggtaaaaatataattaaatatcaaatttgctcatataaaatataaaaaattttaataattcaaattttattttagtatAAATTAACTGCTTATTCTTTGTATGCTGCTGTTAGTGTTGGGCTTCAAACTCAtgatataatagaatatttaaaaagactTAGTAAAACTAGTATTCCTGATGGGATTgtagaatttataaaattgtgtaCATTGTCATATGGCAAGGTAAAGTTAGTATTAAAgcacaataaatattttgtcGAATCTCCGTATCCTGAGGTATTACAAAAATTACTGAAGGATCCTGTAATTCAAGAATGTAGGTTAAAAAAGTCTATAGAAGACGAAAAAGATGAGATAATCACAAATGTTCAAAGCAAAACAAAAGCACCACAGGTAATACTGTTTGAATATTAATAGCgtaattattttaatgaaatacaatgctaatattttctgtttttccTAGTTTGGAGTAAAAGCAGTGACTAATGTTCCAACTGGAAACACTAAAATAACAGAAACGACTAATGATCAGGTTCCAGCAGAAGTAGCTGCTGTTCCCGAAGATATTACTACCTTCTATGATAAAATGGATAAGGAGgatgaagatgaagaagaagaacacGAATTAAAGACAGTTAGTTTTGAAGTAAATCAGGTACGGAATTTTTATCTTAATTTATAAGAAGCAAAATTTCATGTATTAttgaatatttgtaaaaaattatgTTGTAGGAAAAAATTGAAGTTATTCAAAAAAGATGTATAGAATTGGAGTACCCGTTATTGGCAGAATATGATTTTCGCAATGATACCGTAAATCCAGACATAAAGTACAATAGAGTAGTATAACAGAAGTGTGTCTTATATATGTAGCAAAAGGTGTCTATAAAATTACTAAATTATATTTTAGCATTGATTTGAAACCGTCGGCTGTACTGAGGCCCTATCAGGAGAAGAGTTTAAGGAAGATGTTCGGAAATGGGCGTGCTAGATCAGGCGTTATTGTTTTACCTTGCGGTGCCGGTAAAAGTTTAGTTGGAGTAACAGCTTGTTGTACAGTTCGGAAACGTGCGTTGGTCTTATGTAATTCTGGAGTATCGGTAGAACAATGGAAGCAACAATTTAAAATGTGGTCCACCGCGGACGATTCAATGATTTGTCGATTCACAAGCGAAGCAAAAGACAAACCTATGGGTTGTGGAATTTTAATCACAACATATTCTATGATCACTCATACGCAAAAACGTTCATGGGAAGCGGAACAAACTATGCGATGGCTCCAAGAACAGGAATGGGGAATTATGGTTTTAGATGgtaatatactttttcaaaacAAAATAGATCGAATTACagattttcattaaattatttaatatatattatgctCTTAGAGGTACATACGATTCCTGCAAAAATGTTCAGAAGAGTGCTAACAATCGTTCAGTCACATTGTAAATTGGGATTGACCGCAACATTACTTCGAGAAGATGATAAAATTGCTGATCTCAATTTTCTGATTGGACCTAAACTGTACGAGGCCAACTGGTTAGAATTGCAAAAAAGAGGCTTTATCGCAAGAGTACAATGTGCCGAAGTTTGGTGTCCTATGTCGCCGGAATTTTATAGAGAATATCTTGGTTGCAAAATGACTAAAAAATTGGTAAATAATcgcatattaatttaatttcatatttatatttgacAATTTTTAAATACTATTCTATTTACAGTTACTTTATGTGATGAATCCTAACAAATTTCGTTGCTGCCAATATTTAATACGATATCATGAAAGGCGTGGGGATAAAACCATTGTTTTCTCAGATAACGTTTTTGCTTTGAAACATTATGCCATTAAAATGAACAAACCGTATATCTATGGTCCCACTAGTCAAgtaagtataaatataaaaatggaaacTATATCAATCGCAAGATA of the Bombus affinis isolate iyBomAffi1 chromosome 6, iyBomAffi1.2, whole genome shotgun sequence genome contains:
- the LOC126917059 gene encoding tRNA-dihydrouridine(20) synthase [NAD(P)+]-like isoform X1, with product MNGKAGITMERKRLNYENKLILAPMVRIGTLPMRLLALDYGADIVYTEELIDWKLLRSFRRENDVLGTIDYIDKTDGTVTFRTCLKERNKVVLQIGTCDATRALKVAKMVEQDVAGIDLNMGCPKLFSLVGKMGAALLKEPEIATNILKTLVDNLSIPVTCKIRVLPDLDKTLELCELLQSTGISAIAVHGRTVNERPQHMNRNDVLKKISDRLAIPVIANGGSKEIQKYSDIFKFKEITGCSSVMLARAAEWNCSIFSKEGLLPMEDVIKSYLKYAVDCDNSPSNTKYCIQNILREQQESTLGKKFLSSQTLEQICDLWNLIDYCLSKKKEFEEKGLLGRSQVSPMREDEKQDEGQSSNKRKISEEEDVTLMHCAFLRNNYVTDLELPKTILHKWTQTQRKKIPNYNTQQKGKLFQSIVTVDGRRYGSSFWEKNKKWAEQGAALVCLFSLGLVNKKALATNCNVPC
- the LOC126917059 gene encoding tRNA-dihydrouridine(20) synthase [NAD(P)+]-like isoform X2 encodes the protein MVRKYVLGTIDYIDKTDGTVTFRTCLKERNKVVLQIGTCDATRALKVAKMVEQDVAGIDLNMGCPKLFSLVGKMGAALLKEPEIATNILKTLVDNLSIPVTCKIRVLPDLDKTLELCELLQSTGISAIAVHGRTVNERPQHMNRNDVLKKISDRLAIPVIANGGSKEIQKYSDIFKFKEITGCSSVMLARAAEWNCSIFSKEGLLPMEDVIKSYLKYAVDCDNSPSNTKYCIQNILREQQESTLGKKFLSSQTLEQICDLWNLIDYCLSKKKEFEEKGLLGRSQVSPMREDEKQDEGQSSNKRKISEEEDVTLMHCAFLRNNYVTDLELPKTILHKWTQTQRKKIPNYNTQQKGKLFQSIVTVDGRRYGSSFWEKNKKWAEQGAALVCLFSLGLVNKKALATNCNVPC
- the LOC126917043 gene encoding general transcription and DNA repair factor IIH helicase subunit XPB isoform X1; translated protein: MGPPKRFKKDNDRGKWKKRKEDPEEYNDDDTLDDNETEGIPDAAKNDVEKQDDTALEDEFGAKDYRSQMILKSDCTLRPLWVAPNGHIFLESFSPVYKHAHDFLIAISEPVCRPEHIHEYKLTAYSLYAAVSVGLQTHDIIEYLKRLSKTSIPDGIVEFIKLCTLSYGKVKLVLKHNKYFVESPYPEVLQKLLKDPVIQECRLKKSIEDEKDEIITNVQSKTKAPQFGVKAVTNVPTGNTKITETTNDQVPAEVAAVPEDITTFYDKMDKEDEDEEEEHELKTVSFEVNQEKIEVIQKRCIELEYPLLAEYDFRNDTVNPDINIDLKPSAVLRPYQEKSLRKMFGNGRARSGVIVLPCGAGKSLVGVTACCTVRKRALVLCNSGVSVEQWKQQFKMWSTADDSMICRFTSEAKDKPMGCGILITTYSMITHTQKRSWEAEQTMRWLQEQEWGIMVLDEVHTIPAKMFRRVLTIVQSHCKLGLTATLLREDDKIADLNFLIGPKLYEANWLELQKRGFIARVQCAEVWCPMSPEFYREYLGCKMTKKLLLYVMNPNKFRCCQYLIRYHERRGDKTIVFSDNVFALKHYAIKMNKPYIYGPTSQSERIQILQNFKFNTKVNTIFVSKVADTSFDLPEANVLIQISSHGGSRRQEAQRLGRILRAKKGAIAEEYNAFFYTLVSLDTMEMNYSRKRQRFLVNQGYAYKVITKLAGMEEEPDLMYTSREEQGHLLQQVLSASDIDADEERIPGEGPRPIVRKAGNMTSMSGADDAVYYEYKKAPSSSTANKHPLFKKFRT
- the LOC126917043 gene encoding general transcription and DNA repair factor IIH helicase subunit XPB isoform X2; protein product: MILKSDCTLRPLWVAPNGHIFLESFSPVYKHAHDFLIAISEPVCRPEHIHEYKLTAYSLYAAVSVGLQTHDIIEYLKRLSKTSIPDGIVEFIKLCTLSYGKVKLVLKHNKYFVESPYPEVLQKLLKDPVIQECRLKKSIEDEKDEIITNVQSKTKAPQFGVKAVTNVPTGNTKITETTNDQVPAEVAAVPEDITTFYDKMDKEDEDEEEEHELKTVSFEVNQEKIEVIQKRCIELEYPLLAEYDFRNDTVNPDINIDLKPSAVLRPYQEKSLRKMFGNGRARSGVIVLPCGAGKSLVGVTACCTVRKRALVLCNSGVSVEQWKQQFKMWSTADDSMICRFTSEAKDKPMGCGILITTYSMITHTQKRSWEAEQTMRWLQEQEWGIMVLDEVHTIPAKMFRRVLTIVQSHCKLGLTATLLREDDKIADLNFLIGPKLYEANWLELQKRGFIARVQCAEVWCPMSPEFYREYLGCKMTKKLLLYVMNPNKFRCCQYLIRYHERRGDKTIVFSDNVFALKHYAIKMNKPYIYGPTSQSERIQILQNFKFNTKVNTIFVSKVADTSFDLPEANVLIQISSHGGSRRQEAQRLGRILRAKKGAIAEEYNAFFYTLVSLDTMEMNYSRKRQRFLVNQGYAYKVITKLAGMEEEPDLMYTSREEQGHLLQQVLSASDIDADEERIPGEGPRPIVRKAGNMTSMSGADDAVYYEYKKAPSSSTANKHPLFKKFRT